From the Clostridium cagae genome, the window TTGCACTTTATTGTTTAATTTTCATCAATAAAAATCGAACTTTTTTGTCTATCTTGTTAAAAATAATCCTATTATATTAAATTCAAAGCTTTTATAAACAAAAAAATCCCTTTTTTAACTTTTAAAAGAGATTTTTTGTGCAAAACGTAAAAAAATTGCTTTATCTATAATTATCAATAAAGTAGTTTACTATAGAATTACTGAGCCTTATGTACTTCTCTATACTTTTTAGGGGTAACTCCTTGGGATTTTTTGAATACCCTTATAAAATACCCGCAATCATCAAATCCTAAATCTAAAGCCACATTAAGTACTGGTATATCTGTATTTTCAAGTAGCTCTTTCGCCTTGTTTATTTTAGTGTCATTTACATATGAAACAAAATTAACTCCAACTGCTTTCTTAAATACCTTACTAAAATAACAAGGACTTAAGTTACATATAGATGCCATTTGTTCTAAGCTAACCTTTTCATCAAAATTGTTATGTATATATTCTATTGCCGCTTTAATAGGTACTTCTTTAAGCTCATTTACTGATTTTTCCACATAAGTATCTTTGTTAATTTTTAAATTAACAAAGATATTATTTATGGCATCTATTAATTCACTTGGTTTTATTGGTTTTAAAATATAATCATTCACACCTAACAATAATGCTTTATGTACCAATTCAAAATCATCATAAGCTGTTATCATTATAATAATCTTATTTTTGTTTTGTTCTTTTATAATTTGCGATGCTTTTATCCCATCTATTCCAGGCATTTTAACATCTATTATTATAACGTCTGGATTAAATTTCCTATCTAATTCTATAGCCTCTCTCCCATTGCACGCTTCTGCTATAACCCTTCCACTATCTGAGTTATTTATAATCATCTTTAAAGCTTGCCTTTCCAAAATTTCATCATCAACAATCATTATATTAAGCATTTATTCAACTCCTAGCTAAACTTCTTTCTTAATAGTTATTTTTACTGAAGTTCCTACTCTTATTTTGCTAGTTATATCTATTTTATATTCATCCCCGTAATAATAAGCCATTCTTTTATTTGCATTGTTTATTCCTATTTTATCTAAATTATTATCATCTCTTATTTTTAGTTCTTCTTTCATTAAATTAAGTTGTTCTTTAGGTATTCCTGTACCATTATCTTCTATATGTACTATTACATATTCATTTGCATCTTCTACAAAAATTTTTATATAGCCACCTTCTTCTTTTGTCTCAAGTCCATGTACAACAGAATTTTCTACAAAAGTTTGAATAACCATAAAAGGTATTCTTATATTTTTAAATTGTTTATCAATATTAATTTCATACTTTAGTCTATCTGAAAACCTTACCTTTTGAAGATTTAAATATGAATTTATATAGTCAAACTCTTCTTCTAAGCTAACAATTTTATTTGCCTTTTTTAAAGTGTATCTTAGCATATTAGATAGATTATATATAACTTCTTGAGTTTTAGGTGCATTCTCAACTATTGATAAAGAGGATATGCTATTTAATACATTAAATAAGAAATGTGGGTTTATCTGAGATTGAAGGGCTTTTAATTGAGATGCTTTATATTCTTTTTCTAACTCAGCTTGCATTTTTTCACTTTCTGCAAATTTCACTTTTTTTTCATCTAGCTCTCTTTGAACTATTTTAGATACAGCCTCTTCTACAATATAGTTGCTTATATGAAACATCATTTGTGCCACTGCTTGTATTCTTTCAAAGCTAACCACAGGCAATTTATTATAAGCCTCTAATAACTTTTCTTTTTCTTCTTTTTTTAAGCTATCAAAATTATTTTCTGAGTTTACTATTTTCTCTAAATTAACTTTTTTATCATCTTCCATTAACACTTGACCTGCCATTACCGAACCTAAATATTGACCATCAACAATTATAGGAGTAGCAAAATCTATTAATCCTTTATGACATTTGTATATATATGGCTTTTCTAATCTAGCTGCTTCTAAACCACCACGTGAATCGCAACGTTCACACAACTGAGAATATGAATCACTTGCTCTCATAAGCTTACAGAATTCACTACATCTACTATGTTTGGTTGCACATTTCCCCATATAATCAACAGTTATTATAGACATTTCTGTAGCATCTGATATATCATCTTGTATTTTCTGAAAAGCATTTATATCAATAGCATCTTTCAAATGCAATACTTTTTCCATATTTCCATCTCCTTTCTCATTATTCTAACAAGTTTTAATTATTTTATTTAATTTTATTATATTATTTTTTATATGTAAATTACAATTTGAAATTATTCGTCTAAATTTCGAGCATTTATATATTAAATCTACATGTTTTATAGCTTGTAAACTTTTAAATATATTATTTATGTTATTACATATTTTCAGCAAAATAATTATTATTTTAATAATCAATATATTCTTATTTATAAAGGATTAACAATTTTCCCCGATAAATATATGTAATAAAATATATTTAAATCTATAAATGTATTTTTATGGGATATAATTAACTACAAGGGGGACATAAATTAAAATGAAAAAAAGGAACCAAATTATTTCAAGCTTAATAGTAATAGCACTTACTACAAGCATTACTAATACCTTTGCTTATGCTGATGATAAAAAAACTAATGATAAAATTAACACAAAAACTTATAATAAACAATTAAATGAGTTAGATGAAGCTACTTTAAAATTAGAACAAATAAAAGTTACTACTGGTGCAGCAGCTTTTATTAATCCAATAGAGGATAATGACAATGATAAAATATTTAAAGAAAATGATAAGGAATCTATTACAATAAAAACCAGTGCTCGAACTTTAGATGAATATTTAAAATCAAAACTACCTAGAAATAATAGACGTGTAAAAAGATATTCTAGTCTTAGTCTTTTTCAAAGTAATAAAGAAGATATTAAAGCAAGACTTAAAGATGGAATGGAAAATTATAAAACTAACATTGATATAAAAGATCTTATTGATCTGGATGATATAAATAACAATTCTAATAAAATTCTAGACTTATACTTTGATGTAATATATGAAAACCCACAAATTTTCTATTGTAATCCAACATCTGTGAAATTTGATAATTGTACATACAATCCTTCAACTGGAAAATTAAATTCATGTGATATAAAGGTTAATTATGAATATAGTAATGATGTTATTGATAAGATGAGAGAAAAATTAAATAACAAAATAAACTATATCAAAAAAAATTATTTGGATGAATGTTTAACAGACTTAGAAATAGAATATGCTATCCATGATTACATTACTCAAAATTGTACTTATGATAAGGATAATTATGATAAAAAAACAGTTCCTAATATTTCACACGCCTCATATGGTGCACTTATTAATCAAATAGCCGTTTGTGATGGATATTCAAAAGCTACCATGTTGTTATTAAATGAATATGGCATTGAAGCTGGCATAGTTACAAATGATAGCCATGCATGGAACTATGTAAATATAGATGGAAATTACTATCAGACAGATTTAACATGGGATGATCCTACTCCAGAAACTAATAAAATTACTTACAAAAATTTTAATTGTTCAGATAATGTTATGCGTAAAATACATCCATGGACATCTACAATACCTGAAAGTTGTACAGATACAACCTTTGATGATTTATTTAGGATAATAAATGGAAATAGCGTTAATGGTAAAAATAGTGTACGAATTAAAGATAAATTATATTATTTAGAAGGAACTGATTTATGGAAATGTAATTTAGATGGAAGTGATAAAACTTTATTTAGCAAAAACATAACCCAAAGCGCTAATATGGTAAATTTAGTGACGAATGATAATGATATATATTATTTATCTGAACTTGAAATCAAAAAAATTAATACAAATGATAAAAAAATAGACACTTTTAAAAATTTAAGTGATGAATTTAATTTTACAAGTGGAAGATATTCTGTTCAATTCTATATAAAAAATAGTAAATTAAATATCAGATTTGGACAAAGCAAAAATGATAGTAATCTTAAATTTACTACAAAAGAATATGAATTGAAGGCTACCCCAGAAAAGTCAGACGATAAACCTGAAAATATAGTAAAAGTTGATAAATCTAGTTTAATAGCTATCTATGATCATAATAAAGATAAAGTTAAAGGAACTTTTACAGATGAAACTTGGAATACTTTTTTACAATCATTAAACCAAGCTAAAAATATATTAGACAGAGATGATACAACTCAACTTGATATAAATAATGCTTTATCTAATTTACAAACTTCAATCAACAATCTAAAAGATAAACCCAAAAATATAGTAAAAGTTGATAAATCTAATTTAATAGCTATCTATAATCATAATAAAGATAACGTTAAAGGAACTTTTACAGATGAAACTTGGAATACTTTTTTACAATCATTAAACCAAGCTAAAAATGTATTAGACAGAGATGATGCAACTCAATTTGATATAAATAATGCTTTATCTAATTTACAAACTTCGATCAACAATCTAAAAGATAAACCAAAAAATATAGTAAAAGTTGATAAATCTAATTTAATAGCTATCTATAATCATAATAAAGATAACGTTAAAGGAACTTTTACAGATGAAACTTGGAATACTTTTTTACAATCATTAAACCAAGCTAAAAATATATTAGACAGAGATGATGCAACTCAACTTGATATAAATAATGCTTTATCTAATTTACAAACTTCAATCAACAATCTAAAAGATAAACCAAAAAATATAGTAAAAGTTGATAATGTTAATCATAGTTCCTCTGGTGGCAGTTCAGGAGGAGGTGGTAGTTCTACTAAAAAATCATCTGAAAACAAAACATCTATCCTAAATGAAGATAATACTGCTATTAGTACTACCAAGATCACTGATAATAATCCATCAAATTTAAATATAATAACCACAGTGAAAAATTTTGCTCAAACATTAACTGCAATTAATAATATTAATAAAAAAATCTCTGTAGATGAAATTTATGAGATTAATAATATTAATTTTAATGGTACTATAGCTAATTTAAAATCAAATAACAATAATTATATATATGTATCTTGTACAAGTACTTTAGGAAACTCTAATATTAATTCTCTCAAAATAGATGCTAATAAATTAAATAGTAAGGAAAAATATATTTACACTTTAGATGCTGTAACAAATAAGTTAATATTTATAAATTCTGTTCAAGATGATTTAATCGAAATACAAGCTAGTAATCAAGTTCAATATGTATTATCAGATACTGAAATACAATCATTAAAAAATAACGATTGGAATAAAGTAAACAATGATTGGCTATATATTGAAAATGGACATACAATAACTGGTTGGATTAAAACAGTAGATAATAACTGGTATCACATGGATGGTAATGGCTTAATGCAAAAAGGTTGGATACAAGATAATAATAAATGGTATTATTTAAATCAAGATGGTTCAATGAAAACTGGATGGTTTAAAGATATTAGTGGAAATTGGTACTACTTAAATCCAAATGGTTCAATGGCAACAAATACTAATATAAATGGCTATTATATAAATCAATATGGTATATGGCAATAGTAGTTTTGTTTTAAGAATATTACTGGAAATTTTAAGTTCCAGTAATATTCTTCTTTTTAATAAAATTGCTAAAAACTATACTTTCTTTAACATTTACTTATAATCTAAGTTAATGATTTTTTTATAATATTAACATCCTGGAAGAATTACTTTAAAACTATGCTCAATTCTTGAATTTATAAACTTAACTTTCCCTCTGTTTTTATTAAAGGCATTTGTTATTCGTTTAAATCCCTGTCCATTATTTAAAAATCTCTTTTCATCATCTAGAGTTGTAAGTTTTTCATAAAGCCATATATTTCTTTTATTATAATGTATTCTTTCACTTTTACTATTTTCATCTATAAGTTCTCCAGGACTTGAAACAATAACATTATTCTTTTCTATAGTAACTTCAATTATTCTATTCAAATCAAAATATTCTCTGTAAAGAACAGCATTCTTTATTGCTTCTGTTATAGCTGAACATGGATAATCACATTTAATTATTTCTGATAGCTTCTTTTCTGCCTTATCTATCATAGTTAAAAGATTCCCTTGAATAATATAAACATCACCATAAGCATTATTTAAGTTGTCCACAATTTTTATCATATTATTAGGAATACAAAGATAATTATCATCTGAAAAAACAAGAAGTCCTCCATATGTGCATCTTAACTCACTTCCATCCCGTTCTTGTGCTGCAATTCCAGATGAAAGAAGCAAAAACTCTCTATTTTCATTATTCACTTCAATTCCTTTATGTCTAAAATATTTTTTTACAAGTTCCATATTAAGCATCTCTATTTTGCTATTAATAAGAGGACACGTTTCAATAGTCAAATTCAAGTTTTGCTCTAAAAGAGTTATAATTTCTTGTTTCCTCATAACATCAGTTGTTGAACCTCTTCTTATATAAAAAGCCCCATTTTCTCTAATCTGATAAGGCTTTTGTCCGCCATCATAAATTGTTATTATTCCAATCTTTTTATTATCTATATAAATAAAATCCACTTTCAAAGGTATAGGAGGCTCACACCTTGAAGTTATAATTTGCTGAATCTGTTCTTCTTTGAACAAATCTTCTTTTCCAACACCCATTATTTTCTTTGTTTTATCTTGTATTCCAACTATTATATATCCACGTCCATATCCAGTATTAGCAATTGCACATATATCTTTTGCCATTTCCTTCTTTCCACTTTCAGTAATAAGATCAAGTTTCAATTTATAATCTAATTTTATTCCTTCTTCTCTCTTTAACAGTGACATGAATTTTCTTTTATCCATAAAACCCTCCACCTAAATATTAAACTCCCCATTAATACAATATATTTCTTTAAACCCATTAATATTTATACTATCGTTTATGTTTATTAAATACTAAGTTAATGTTATATTCAATTGCAAAAAAATAAGAGCCTAAATTACATAGACTCTCCTTTCTTTTCTTATATACTATATATTTCTATTCCGTATTTATCAATTTGTTCTTTTACTTCTAAATTCAAAGAATCACTAAACAAAATGTCTGAAGAATAAATTCCAATAATATCATCTATATTCTCCACTATTTTATATCTTGCTTTTTTGCTACAATCAATACATAAGTCTATATCTGAATTTATTCTGGCATTACCTTTTGCTCTTGATCCAAATAAGATAACTTTATTTATATCCTTTTCTTTTTCAAAATATACTAAAAGATTATTGTAAACTTTTTCATTTATTCCATACATATCTATCACATCACTTCACTAGATATATTTAACAATAACTTTTCTATGTTAATTGATTCTCCATACTTATTTAGTATTCCACTCATTCCATATCTCCTTATCATAATAAGTTATTT encodes:
- a CDS encoding transglutaminase domain-containing protein, giving the protein MKKRNQIISSLIVIALTTSITNTFAYADDKKTNDKINTKTYNKQLNELDEATLKLEQIKVTTGAAAFINPIEDNDNDKIFKENDKESITIKTSARTLDEYLKSKLPRNNRRVKRYSSLSLFQSNKEDIKARLKDGMENYKTNIDIKDLIDLDDINNNSNKILDLYFDVIYENPQIFYCNPTSVKFDNCTYNPSTGKLNSCDIKVNYEYSNDVIDKMREKLNNKINYIKKNYLDECLTDLEIEYAIHDYITQNCTYDKDNYDKKTVPNISHASYGALINQIAVCDGYSKATMLLLNEYGIEAGIVTNDSHAWNYVNIDGNYYQTDLTWDDPTPETNKITYKNFNCSDNVMRKIHPWTSTIPESCTDTTFDDLFRIINGNSVNGKNSVRIKDKLYYLEGTDLWKCNLDGSDKTLFSKNITQSANMVNLVTNDNDIYYLSELEIKKINTNDKKIDTFKNLSDEFNFTSGRYSVQFYIKNSKLNIRFGQSKNDSNLKFTTKEYELKATPEKSDDKPENIVKVDKSSLIAIYDHNKDKVKGTFTDETWNTFLQSLNQAKNILDRDDTTQLDINNALSNLQTSINNLKDKPKNIVKVDKSNLIAIYNHNKDNVKGTFTDETWNTFLQSLNQAKNVLDRDDATQFDINNALSNLQTSINNLKDKPKNIVKVDKSNLIAIYNHNKDNVKGTFTDETWNTFLQSLNQAKNILDRDDATQLDINNALSNLQTSINNLKDKPKNIVKVDNVNHSSSGGSSGGGGSSTKKSSENKTSILNEDNTAISTTKITDNNPSNLNIITTVKNFAQTLTAINNINKKISVDEIYEINNINFNGTIANLKSNNNNYIYVSCTSTLGNSNINSLKIDANKLNSKEKYIYTLDAVTNKLIFINSVQDDLIEIQASNQVQYVLSDTEIQSLKNNDWNKVNNDWLYIENGHTITGWIKTVDNNWYHMDGNGLMQKGWIQDNNKWYYLNQDGSMKTGWFKDISGNWYYLNPNGSMATNTNINGYYINQYGIWQ
- a CDS encoding response regulator transcription factor; the protein is MLNIMIVDDEILERQALKMIINNSDSGRVIAEACNGREAIELDRKFNPDVIIIDVKMPGIDGIKASQIIKEQNKNKIIIMITAYDDFELVHKALLLGVNDYILKPIKPSELIDAINNIFVNLKINKDTYVEKSVNELKEVPIKAAIEYIHNNFDEKVSLEQMASICNLSPCYFSKVFKKAVGVNFVSYVNDTKINKAKELLENTDIPVLNVALDLGFDDCGYFIRVFKKSQGVTPKKYREVHKAQ
- a CDS encoding nucleotidyltransferase domain-containing protein; protein product: MYGINEKVYNNLLVYFEKEKDINKVILFGSRAKGNARINSDIDLCIDCSKKARYKIVENIDDIIGIYSSDILFSDSLNLEVKEQIDKYGIEIYSI
- a CDS encoding AlbA family DNA-binding domain-containing protein, whose amino-acid sequence is MDKRKFMSLLKREEGIKLDYKLKLDLITESGKKEMAKDICAIANTGYGRGYIIVGIQDKTKKIMGVGKEDLFKEEQIQQIITSRCEPPIPLKVDFIYIDNKKIGIITIYDGGQKPYQIRENGAFYIRRGSTTDVMRKQEIITLLEQNLNLTIETCPLINSKIEMLNMELVKKYFRHKGIEVNNENREFLLLSSGIAAQERDGSELRCTYGGLLVFSDDNYLCIPNNMIKIVDNLNNAYGDVYIIQGNLLTMIDKAEKKLSEIIKCDYPCSAITEAIKNAVLYREYFDLNRIIEVTIEKNNVIVSSPGELIDENSKSERIHYNKRNIWLYEKLTTLDDEKRFLNNGQGFKRITNAFNKNRGKVKFINSRIEHSFKVILPGC
- a CDS encoding sensor histidine kinase, giving the protein MEKVLHLKDAIDINAFQKIQDDISDATEMSIITVDYMGKCATKHSRCSEFCKLMRASDSYSQLCERCDSRGGLEAARLEKPYIYKCHKGLIDFATPIIVDGQYLGSVMAGQVLMEDDKKVNLEKIVNSENNFDSLKKEEKEKLLEAYNKLPVVSFERIQAVAQMMFHISNYIVEEAVSKIVQRELDEKKVKFAESEKMQAELEKEYKASQLKALQSQINPHFLFNVLNSISSLSIVENAPKTQEVIYNLSNMLRYTLKKANKIVSLEEEFDYINSYLNLQKVRFSDRLKYEINIDKQFKNIRIPFMVIQTFVENSVVHGLETKEEGGYIKIFVEDANEYVIVHIEDNGTGIPKEQLNLMKEELKIRDDNNLDKIGINNANKRMAYYYGDEYKIDITSKIRVGTSVKITIKKEV